AAAGTGGTGCTATTGCCCTTAATGCGAATCTGTGGCCAATTACTGAAGGGACCTCTGCTGGCCTGGGGAAGAGCTGTTCAGCTTAGCCCCCAGGCTGTATTCCCTTGGACAAAAGTACTCAGAAGTCCTGAGTAGAGAAATGCAGAGTGGAACAGACCCTGTTCTGGCTGTACAGAGCTCAGGGCCCTACTGCAATGATAGGTTGTCAAGCTGATGCCAGACCATGAGCTCTATCAGCTCTCTCCtgcatctcccccccccccccccccgtgttccCAGAGACCCACCCCCACCTTTGGAGCTGCTGCATTGACCCACATTACTGGGTGGGACACTGCCTGGACAAAACTCTTGGCCAGTAAGCTGGGATCCCATACACCCCAAGCTTCAGAGGGGCGGACAGACCGACACATTCATTTCCTTTCATGAActttcttgtttccttcctggCCCAGGCTCTGCTCACATGGCCCCAGGCAGCCCAAATCCCCCGGGAGAGGGGCGAATGCCTCAAAGGCAGTGCGCAGGCAAGTCCTTCCCAACCACTGGGAACTTGGAGCGTGTGGCCTTGCCAAGAAGCTTCTCTGCAAGGTGAACCCGCGCCGTTCCTGCGGGTCCTGGTGAGCCCCATCAGCCTGGCAGCCTGGAAGGTCCATCCCAGTACTGCTCTCCAGGCCTGTGCACGCTGACACCCATTAGATAGATGCTATACGagtccaggaccatatggaagtAGCTGGGCCTTTCTGGGGCACGGCCAAAGGTGGGGCCTGGGAGGGACAGCAGGGCAGGGGCTTAGCCGGAGTTCCTGGGAGCGAAGCTCAAGCCCTGACCACTTCTCCAAACTCTCAGAAGCTCAGAAGTGGACTTGAGAAGAGCAAAGCTCCTAATGGGTTCTTGGTCCTCAAGGGCTCCAGGACAGAGCTTGGCCTTGGTGCATGGTCAGAGAGCCGAGTCCTGCTCCACCCAGAGCCCCTCACAGCATCTGGGTGCTGGCTGAGCCCCGGCAACTCTGAAGAACACCAATGGGCCCGGGGTGCAGGTGGAAGGCAGAGCACAGGGGGCTGAGCCTAGGGGCGGGCTGGACTCCAAGGGCAAAGATGGGTGGCCACTTAGTGTCCATGCTGGTCCTCTGAGTACACACAGGGCTCCCTGCGTGTCACCTGGTGCCGTGGGGTCTGGGTTCACGGCCGGGGGTGAGGCCCAGACCTCTGAGGGCCTTACATAGGCATTAGAGGTGGAGCCTGACTGTCCACTGCAGGGTCGTGGCCTTTGGGGCCGCAGTGCCACCACATGAGACAGGGAGTACAGTGCCTTTGGCAGTGATGCCCGTACCCTGGGATGGGTAAACTGGCACAGGGAGAGATAAAGGGCCACTGAGCACAAGTCCACTTACCAGAAGTGGTGCTGGTGGGTGGGGACAAGCCCCGGACAGTGAGTTCAGGCCACCATGTGCAGTGCCCCACCTGGGTATCCACTGACACACTTAGGCCAGCATGGAGTTCTGGGAGGGGGTTGTCTCTTGGTCAGGGGCAGTACCAGAGAGGGTCCTGGTGCCAGcacatggtgtgtgtgtgcagaggaCCATTGCATTGACCGGGAGATGTGTGGACAAAGAGCAGGGCCAGTTCCTTCCTGGGCACTGCCCAAGGCTGGCCTTTCTCTTCACTCACACCACCAGGGGACTGAGGTTGGGTTGGGCTGATCCATCCATCGTGAGTTTCGCATAAGAAcaggtaacacacacacacacacacacacattgctggGTGGGTCCGTATCTGACAGATTCACACAACAGGAGTGTGTCACACATCCACTTGGCCACACAGCCCTGCCCGGGCTCCCACATCAGTGATCCACTGCAGATGAACCAGGCAATGGGGAGCACTCTCGGGGGGCCTCCAGCTTGACCACAGCCTTCAGTGCCAGGCGCCCTCGTGCCAGTTGCCGCTGCCTGGCAAACACAGAGTGCAGCGCCCGCAGCTGGCACAGTTCTTGGGCAGTGAAGCAGGGGTACTGCTCAGCAAAACCCACCACTGCAGTGAAGGACTGGGCCGCCTGTGCCCAGGCCGCATCCTCCCCCTCAGGGGAGTCCTGGCTATTGTCccttggggtcacatctgggcTCTCCTCACCCTCTGCCTCAGCCCCAAACTGGGCTGGCCCGGCAACACGGTACCCCTCTCCCGCCTCTCCACTGGAGCCTGTCAGCACGCCCGCCTCACTCAGGGGCAGCCGGTGGCAGGGCCCGGCCGAAGCATCGGGCAACAGCTCCATGATGTGAGCAAAGGTCTGGTCATGGGGCTTCACTAGGCCGTGCCTGGGCTCTTCCTCCTCGATTTCTTCTTCATCGGAGGACGAGTCTTCGGCCAAGACCCCGGCTGGCCAGAGCTTCCTCCAGGTCCGGCGGATGGTGTGGCAGGGCACAGCATCCCAGGCGCAGGCCACACTCAGCACTGCATCATGCAGTGAGCAGCGGGGCCGCAAGCCAGGCAGTGAGGCTTGGGGCCCACCGACACGCCTCAGGAAGTCCCGACGGATGCCCTGGTCCATGGGCTGCACAAGTGAGGCTACGCTGGGTTGCAGCAGGATGGTGAAGACACTGTCGGAGACCAGCTCAGCCTCAGGTGGGCGGGCCTGGGAACCGCCCAGCAGCAGCACAGCCTTGCTGCCAGCCGGAAAGCCTGTGGCCTGCAGGTGCTCTGTTACTGATGGCACAAAGATGTGGTGGAACCAGTCGAAGAAAACTTCCCTGTCGGCCCCCGCATGACCTTGTGTGCGGTAGGCCACAGGCAGCAGCGAGGTGCCCCTGAGAGCCCGGGGCCCACTACACTTGCCAAGCACCAGGGGCTTGATCTTGTGGGAGCCCGTGGCATTGGCACACAGGAGGACCATCAGTCTGTCTCTGCTGTGTCTAAGGCCTGGTACCACCCCAGTTGTGCTGGCGGCAGTGGCGGTGGAGCCCTGCAGGCACCGCCAGAGCAGGCCCGTCTCGTCGGCATTGTAGACCTGCTCAGGGGACAGGCTGTGCTCGGTCACTAAGCTGCGGAAGAAGCCGCAGAACTGCTCGGCTGCCTGCCGGTCAGGTCCCGGCTTCTCGCCGGCACTGTCCAGCTTCCTGATGCCGTGCCGGGCCTTGAAGCGCCACAACCAGCCGCCGGAGAAGACGCAGGGCTCGGTGAGGCGCATCTGGCCGTACAGAGTGCGGGCCTTCTCGATGAGCATGGGCCCTGACACGGGCACGCCCTCGGCACGACGGCCCAGGAACCACTCATAGAGGACCCGGTCCAGGTGCTCCAGTTTTGGCGTGTGCAGAGTGCGGCGCCGCTCCAACGCCGAGTTGGAGTCGGAGCTGGCAAAGAAGCGCAGGAGCTGGGCCTTGTGGGCGCGGATGTCGTACAGGGTGGACATGCCCACGTTGTACTCCTGCATCAATGCCTTCCGGCTCTCGCCCCGTTCCAGTCGCCGGCACACGTCGATCTTTTCCCGCAGTGTCAGCACCACCCGCTTGCGCTTCTCCCCAGGGCCCCGCGTGGCGGTGGCAGCGGCTGGCTTGGAGGCCATGGGGAGGGCAGCCAGTTTCAGTCAGCTCTGCCGTAGCCTTAAGGTCCTTCTCCAGCCGGTCAGGCCTCGGGTAACTGCAAGCCCCTCGTCAAGGCCGGTAGCCTTTGGCCTCCCTGTGGCTGGGCATCCGGCTTGTAGGTCTTGGGTCCTGTTGCAGTCTGGTGGCAGCATCCCTCAAAGGTGACAGAACTGCCCCACACACATAGTGGGCTGGCCAGGACCTGGGAAGCGGAGGGCAGAAAGAGCAAGTCACCTGTGTGCACCAGGCCCTGGGGTATGGAGGTGGCACCCTCCCAACACTGGGCAAAGAATGGGGTTCCAGGGCTATCCAGCTCTGTCATACATACCTACATGTCCTGAGCATTCTGAGGGGGCTGCTGGGCATGGGCAGGGGGCCCATCCCAGAACTCCATTCTGTGCAGCCTCCCAGCCCCATCACCTCCCCAAATCCGCACAGCCCTTGTCCTTAGGATGGAAGAGGCAGGTGCTGGGGGGCGGGACTCCCCCAACCGAACAAGCTGGATGGTCCAGGCTCCTTTTGTGAAAGGAGGCACCTCAGACTCCAGCTGGAGATGTCCTCAAGTTCCTCAAAAGAATGTCCCATGCTGCTCCTAGTGAGGTCCTGGGGGACCCCAAACTACATGCTTACCCTACCAAGGACAGCCCCTCCCCGGACACGCCCACTCCAGGACAGGCTTCAACCCATGGACAGGACCAGAATACGGTCCTATAGCATAGCTCAAAGCCCAGTGAGCTAAGACGGGTCAGACTAGGCCTGGCTCCCAGGGGCTGAGCCTGGGAGAGGGGTGCCTGGCCCCGTCACTCATTCATATCCCCCAAGTGAGAGGGACACAAGCAGTCGTCACTGAAATTCCTGATGTAAGGAACGAAGGCAGAGACTCCAATTGCAAATGTGCTTCCTGCTGGGTTGGGCTGGGCCTCCCCATCTCACATCGGAGAAGCGTCCTGGACTGCCTCCTGGGCTCACCCGGTCACCATGTTCCCAACAGTCCTGTTGGCTCAGACCCCAGCTTCCCCATACTGGGAGGTGTCCCTGGCAGCTGCCCTGCCACCTCGGAGAAGCCGCAGCTCCAACACCTGCCTGAGCTCTGACTCGAGGCCCATCCAGAGCTGTGACACTCGGAGAAAGGACGGTCCCCATAAAGGCAGGAGGGAGAGTGTCCTGAGCTGACTggggtaggtgtgtgtgtgtgtgtgtgtgtgtgtgtgtgtgtgtgtgtgtgtgtgtgtgtgtgtgtgtgtgtgtgtgagagagagagacagacagacagacagacagacagagacagagaggcagacagagagacaaagagagcgAGCTGGGGGTGCACCTGCAGGCTCAGGACAGCACAGGCAAGAGGCGCGGAGATTTCTGCAGGAGGGGCCAGGAGTCTGGGACCCCAAGCCGTGGGGCGGGGGTCAGTGTGGGCACCAGGGGAGGCGGCGGCGACCCTGGGCCGCGTCCGGGATCGAGCGAGCTCCGAGGAAGGGCCGCGGGGGCGCGGGGCCGGGTCCCGGGGGCGCCTCGGGGTGCCCAGGCCGCGCCCCACTCACCTGCCGGGCCCAGCGGCCGCCAGCGCCGGAAGTGCTCCCGCCCCGCCTCCGCCGCGCGCGCCCGTCGGCTTTCCCCCAGCACGCGCTTCCGGGACGGTCTAGGCCGCCGGAGGACCGTACGTCTCGGTGGCATCGGGACGACGCCGGAGCAGCGGTGGGCGGGGCCCCGGGAAGGGGCGTGGCCTCGGGAGGGAGAGGCGGGGCCGAGGGGCCGCTGCGGGGGTGTTGGGGCGTCTCATTGCCTTATTAGGAAGAAGTGGAGGGGGACGAGGTGGAGAGGAGGCGAGTGGGGCCCAGGCGAGGCCTTGGGAGGAGCCTAGAGCTACAGACGGGGCCCTAGGGGCGGGATCACCAGGGTAGGGGCGTGGCTACCGCTGAGAGGGCGTGTCTATGGCCGAGTGGGCGTGGTCATCTGGTTGTGTGGGCGTGGCTTCTTGGCAAGGGGCGGGGCGTGTGTTGCCAGCTGGGGCCTGACCTCGCTAGGTAGGGTCTGAACTCTGGACTTTGCCTTCCCAGGGCTGGACTCCTGGCATGTTTGTAGTGGCAGCTGGCCAGGGCTGGTGATGGGGGGACAGTGAGCGCCTTCACTCAGGTGACATGCTGGGGTCACTGAGATGCACCCTCTTTCTGCTCTGGTTCCGACATTCTGAAAGCCTGAGCCAGATGGAGGACTTGGGCTGGACTTGATGGATAGGCACCATAGTTGAGACTCTGGAGGACCCTGGGATGGAGTAAACGTACTTTGCACCGGGACAAATATGAATATTTGGGGGCTCAAAGATGGACTTTGGTGAACTggacatgccccccccccccacagacaGGTGTCCAGAACCTGAGCCCAGCGGCTGTCCCAAGGCCGCTCATCGCACACCACAGAACTTGGTAGATGTGATTGTCCAGGTTCTTGCGAGGGGAGAAGATCCTGCAGGCCTGGAAGGGCCCATTTCAGGACTCTTTCAGCAAGGAGCGGGCAGAGGACTATGAATGAGGGGAGGCTGCATCTGTGAGGTGTGGCCTGGGTCAGAGGAGGCCAGAATTGTGATGAGAGAGGAGGTGAGGCAGGAGCCAGGTTGGAGCAGACAGAAAAGGTGAGGTTGGGATATGGAGAGGAGGTAAGACATGACCAAGGCATGACCTAGGGAAGAGATCTGGTTGGAGCAGAGAGGCGGTGAggtcagggttagggttagggttaaggtTGGGTTGGGTTTAGGGAGAATAAGTGAGGCCTGGAGGAGTAAGAAGGAGGTGGGGAGGTCCAGCTGGCAGGTGCTTTGTAGAGGGGAAAAATGGTGGTCTCCAGAGCCCAGACACTCCAATGTGAGCCCAGAGGTGTCAGGTGACAGATGCGGCAGGTTCGTGGATCGTGCCCTCATGGGCTTCCCCAGTCCCTCTCAATTCTCTTCCCGTGCTCCCCCCTGCCCACTTGTAAGCATAATCCAGGCCCACACCTCACTGGAGTGACTCTTCCTGCCATCGGGGCCCCTCCTACCTCCCTCTGCAGCTCCCTTGATCTGACTCCCATGACCAGGTACAGCACGTCTGAGCAGATCTTCCTGGCCAGCCACCCTAGCCGGTATTTGCCCAGCCAGAAGCTCAGATCCACCTGACTCCTGTCCCTCTCCCTGCAACCTCCCGTTTCAGGAACAGGGCTGGATGCCACCTTCTGCCCCTTCCATGACGCTGCCCTTGTCCAGGGGACCGAAGGTTCGCACTTGCATTCCCCCATGTCCCGGGCTTTTGTCCTGGTCCCCCAGTCATTAGGAAACACTTTCCTAGTGCTCGCAACCTCAAACGGAAGCTGCTCCGTGTGTGACCTTTGCTGCCATCACGTGGGCACAGGCTGTGGTGCACCAGCCAGCTCCTTCCCGGATTCAGCTCCTGAGGGCGCAGCCAGCTCACCCACAAGCACAGGCCTTGTCTGGGGACTCAGCCAGCAGTCTGCCTGGGCGGTCAGGAGGGTACGGTTGGGAAGCGGCAGGCACGGAGGATGTGTCAGGCCAGTCCTGGGCCACTGCGACCACCTGTCCCTGCAGAGGGAACGTGAGAGCTGACACCCTGCTTCCagtgctccccccaccccccgggaTCTAGTGTCCTAGAGTCCCCCAGGCACAGTGCTTCCGGCGCTCACAGCGTCCCCCAGAGTTCTGTGTTCAAAGTGTTCTTAGCGTTCCATGTGCTCCCAGCGCCCCCAGAATTCTAGGTCCCAACACCTAGTGCTCCCGTGTCCCAGTGCTCAGTGATCTAGTCATTCGAAGTGCTCTCAGTGTCCCCAGAGTTCTCGGTGCCCCCATGAACCCAATATTCCCAGTGTCCCTGATGACCTCCAGTGCTTCCAGCCAAGTCCTCAGCCAGGATCTCTGAGCCTGGGGTAGAACCCCTCCCAGGCCAAAAGGCTAATCTCGCCTGGAGAGGCAGACccgcccacttctgggagggctctatggaaggtaacaaaggggtttcCTGAGGGGCTTAAGGGGATTCAGCTAGAAGGCTCAGCATGGAGAGatggcagattcaggagtaaatgCAGGGCAGCTTAAGGGGCTGCTTGAAAGGTTAGCtcagaagccacacatgttggctaagTCTTgttaataataaagcttcatgtctcctgaaatctgactgctgcgACTGGAAGGGAAGGCAGGTGCCTGGCCCGGCTGACCAAGAAAGGCCTCTCCACTCCATCCACCATCGTCCACAACCATCAAGAACTCTATGATTAATATGTACTACTACAGGGGGTAGACTTTTCCCCAGGGCCTGGGATCTGTGGCAGCAGTAAGATGGGGACAGGCTTCTCAGGTTCTGTGAAACAGGTGCAGTGTGACTATTTCCTCCATGATCCAGGCTCTCCCCCGCTCTCGCTCCCACCCCTGCTCCCAGTGGCGCCCCCAGGTGCACACGCAGGGGCTCTGCTCACATCCAGGGTCTCTGCATAAGCAGGATCTCCTGTGTTACATGGGAAACTGCACAGGAGTCTTTGTACATATATACTCACAGCATGAACATGCACGGGGCCTTTGGGCATCGCTTCGCCAGGGAAAAAGCTCATATTGACGGGCTACTGTGAGAGTCCAGGAGGAGGTGAGGTTGGCCCCCGACCACCCAGCACTGTGTCctcggcgggggggggggtccctgctCCCCAGCTCTGTCCCATTGTATCACCAGGGTGTCCCCGAATTCCCTCCTGGACACTGGTGATTCTGGGGTGCTATCAGGAGGGTTGGGAAGTGACCCCAGAGCGCCTTGGTCTCATTCTCCTGCATAGTGCAGTGGCCCTGCCCTGGAGACAACGGGCGCAGAGCCAGCCCAgcagagagggggagaaaggtGAACCCTCTCTGGCGGCTGCTCGGGCAAGCCGGTTGGCCGGGCAGGAATAAGACCTGCGCGTGGGTGCGTGCTGGCGGTGGGGGCAGCTGCAGACGAAGCCAACTGCCCCGCACGATGTGCCAGGAAGCTGGCCGGCTTCTCGGTGCGCGGCCTAGCAAGAAGCAGTCCAGGGTGCAGAGCCAGCCACTCCCCAAAGGCCCGTGCCGGCTCCGCGCTCTGCCCTGGCCACCGGTTTCTCCCAGGCCTTCGCGACtcgggggaaggggagggggtggCCTGGCTGCGGGGCAGAGGCCCTGGACCGCTGATCCACAGCCGACTTCCGCAGGGTTGCCGGCAGTCTGCTTCTGCTGCCGCAGAGCAGGAGCGGGGCGGGGCGGGAAGCCGGGTGAGCCGTCCCCACGCCGACCTTCCCCCCTGgaccgggccgggccgggccgggccaacCTGGGCCAAAGGTCCTTCCTGCCAGGCCCGGGCGGCCCCGAGCTCTGCGCTCGCCGAGGCTCCTGGGGATCCCGCTTAGGGGCGAGGGCGCGCCGGAGGGGAGGCCGcagccggcggcggcggcgatcGGAGCCCCGCTGGGCACCGGCAGAGGCCCGGCCaggctgggctcggctcggcccCGCCCGCCCGGCGCTGACGTCTCCGCGGGCCCGCGTCGGAGCGCACCACCCAGGTCGCGCGCGGGGGTGCcggggcgcggggcggggcgCGGCCGGCGGAGAGCTCCGTGGCGCTGCGCGCGGCGCCCGGGTGTCGGGTGTCGGTGTCGGGCGGCGGGCGGCGGTCAGCGGCTCctcgggcggcggcggcgggcgcccCGCGGCCCGCACCATGCTGGCGCTGCTGGCGTGCGCGCTGGGCCTGGCGCTGGCCTTCTTCGCGCTGCTGGACGGCTGGTACCTGCTGCGCCTGCCGTGCGCCGTGCTGCGCGCCCGGCTGCTGCTGCCGCGCGTCCGCGACCTGCTGGCCGAGCAGCGCTACCCGGGCCGCGTGCTGCCGTCCGACCTGGACCTGCTGCTGCACATGAACAACGCGCGCTACGGGCGCGAGGCCGACGTGGCGCGCGCCGTGCACCTGGCGCGCTGCGGGGTGCTGGACGCGCTGCGCCAGCTGGGCGCCTCGGCCGTGCTGGCCGCCACCTGCGCGCGCTACCGCCGCTCGCTGCGCCTCTTCGAGGCCTTCGAGGTGCGCACCCGCCTGCTGGCCTGGGACGAGCGCGCCTTCTACCTGGAGGCGCGCTTCGTCCGCGCGCGCGACGGCTTCGTGTGCGCCCTGCTGCGCTCCCGCCAGCACGTGCTGGGCACCACGCCCGCGCGCATCGTGGAGCACCTGTGCAAGCGCAAGGTGAGCCGGCCGGACCCCCTCCGCCCCGGGCCCGGACCCCCGAGCCCGGCCGGGCTCCGGGGACCCGCCCGCCCCGGGAGCGCGGGGTGCTGCCCAGGGACTGTCGGCGTGGCGACGGGCCCCCCGGGAGGGCGGGTGCCGGGAGGGAGGCGGTAGGTTGCCTGGAGACGCTGTGCCCCGGTGGCCCGCCCCAGGAGGGAcgcctctctctggcctcccaagcAGAGCCCGGCCCTCCCCACCGCTCGCACCCGGTGTGTCCTATGAGGACTCGAGGAGACCTTCGCGGCGGGTCCCGGGGCGCCTGTTTGGGGTCGCTTCAGATCTGGAGTCCTGgatggaaacccccccccccaggagttttgatttgctttgttttgttttgtttgggggagcacAGCCGGTGGCGTTCGgggatgacttctggctctgcactcagagattgcgcctggcaggctcgggagaccagatGCGACGCCTCGAACCCGGTCGAACCTAGATTTGGGTCGGCCGTACGCAAGCCGAACACCCTATCTGCTTTGCTAGCGCTCAGGCCCTCGGCCCTGAGGTTTGAGCTCGGTTGACAGAGAGCCGGACCCCAGACCTCACTGCCCCCTGCCCTTCAGGTGGAGTCCCCGGAGCTGCCCCCGGACCTGAAGCACTGGATCGCCTACAACGAAACCAGCAGCCAGCAACTGCGCGCTGAGAGTGGCCTGGACGTCCCGGCCAAGGACCAGTGACGGGATGGTGTGGGCGACCCTGCCCCGTCCCGTCGTCCGACCCTCTGGACTCCACCCCACTCTGGTCTGGGATAAGGGCGTGTGGGCCC
This is a stretch of genomic DNA from Suncus etruscus isolate mSunEtr1 chromosome 5, mSunEtr1.pri.cur, whole genome shotgun sequence. It encodes these proteins:
- the JRK gene encoding jerky protein homolog, with translation MASKPAAATATRGPGEKRKRVVLTLREKIDVCRRLERGESRKALMQEYNVGMSTLYDIRAHKAQLLRFFASSDSNSALERRRTLHTPKLEHLDRVLYEWFLGRRAEGVPVSGPMLIEKARTLYGQMRLTEPCVFSGGWLWRFKARHGIRKLDSAGEKPGPDRQAAEQFCGFFRSLVTEHSLSPEQVYNADETGLLWRCLQGSTATAASTTGVVPGLRHSRDRLMVLLCANATGSHKIKPLVLGKCSGPRALRGTSLLPVAYRTQGHAGADREVFFDWFHHIFVPSVTEHLQATGFPAGSKAVLLLGGSQARPPEAELVSDSVFTILLQPSVASLVQPMDQGIRRDFLRRVGGPQASLPGLRPRCSLHDAVLSVACAWDAVPCHTIRRTWRKLWPAGVLAEDSSSDEEEIEEEEPRHGLVKPHDQTFAHIMELLPDASAGPCHRLPLSEAGVLTGSSGEAGEGYRVAGPAQFGAEAEGEESPDVTPRDNSQDSPEGEDAAWAQAAQSFTAVVGFAEQYPCFTAQELCQLRALHSVFARQRQLARGRLALKAVVKLEAPRECSPLPGSSAVDH
- the THEM6 gene encoding protein THEM6 — encoded protein: MLALLACALGLALAFFALLDGWYLLRLPCAVLRARLLLPRVRDLLAEQRYPGRVLPSDLDLLLHMNNARYGREADVARAVHLARCGVLDALRQLGASAVLAATCARYRRSLRLFEAFEVRTRLLAWDERAFYLEARFVRARDGFVCALLRSRQHVLGTTPARIVEHLCKRKVESPELPPDLKHWIAYNETSSQQLRAESGLDVPAKDQ